A region of Deinococcus rubellus DNA encodes the following proteins:
- a CDS encoding CehA/McbA family metallohydrolase — protein sequence MSETRYERFFSPEDARRDPYPTVPFTVPPGTRGVTVRQTFTPQSATVDLGYADPVGMRGWSGGARRSYTVTTSDATPGYTPGVFRPGEHHVLLGLYHVPPEGVTVIVSIELHPELDLRWRRGDLHAHTHHSDAQGSLTQLAAAGRDRGLDFVSVADHNTVSHHPHLDGAFLLPAQEVTTYHGHFVAHGPGPQLEFRLTEAAGVQEVLEDAARARLLTVLAHPVPTCPSCDWAWGLEEQFDALEVWNGPWPVLNWIAREKWLGLLDRGLRLPAVGGSDRHQPDAWPDISEPFLQVGSPTTWVKVAGPHRNDLYAGILAGRTCVSESPQGPLIDLSLEGDELYYDVSGEPGGTLMLYAGRELIQEAEFDGPLKGHLPATQPDAAYYRAEVVAPLPAEQAQRVQARWPQHVRPQDVTTRVRALSSAVWR from the coding sequence GTGAGTGAGACCCGATATGAACGCTTCTTCTCGCCGGAAGATGCCCGGCGTGACCCTTACCCGACCGTGCCGTTTACCGTGCCGCCCGGCACACGCGGCGTCACGGTGCGCCAGACCTTCACGCCGCAGAGCGCCACGGTCGACCTCGGTTACGCCGACCCAGTGGGCATGCGAGGCTGGAGCGGCGGCGCGCGGCGCAGCTACACGGTGACGACTTCCGACGCCACGCCGGGCTACACGCCGGGCGTCTTCCGACCCGGCGAGCACCACGTCCTGCTCGGCCTGTACCATGTGCCGCCGGAAGGGGTGACGGTCATCGTGAGCATCGAGCTGCACCCGGAACTCGACCTGCGCTGGCGGCGCGGCGACCTGCACGCCCACACCCACCACTCCGACGCCCAGGGCAGCCTGACGCAACTGGCCGCCGCCGGGCGCGACCGGGGGCTGGACTTCGTTTCGGTGGCGGACCACAACACCGTCAGCCACCACCCACACCTCGACGGAGCCTTTTTGTTGCCAGCCCAGGAAGTCACCACCTACCACGGGCACTTTGTGGCGCACGGACCGGGGCCACAGCTGGAGTTCCGGTTGACCGAGGCGGCCGGGGTGCAGGAAGTCCTCGAAGACGCCGCCCGCGCCCGGCTGCTGACGGTGCTGGCCCATCCGGTGCCGACCTGCCCGAGCTGCGATTGGGCCTGGGGTCTGGAGGAACAATTTGACGCGCTGGAAGTCTGGAACGGTCCCTGGCCGGTGCTCAATTGGATCGCCCGCGAGAAGTGGCTGGGCCTGCTCGACCGGGGCCTGCGCCTGCCTGCCGTGGGCGGCAGCGACCGCCACCAGCCGGACGCTTGGCCCGACATCAGCGAGCCGTTCTTGCAGGTCGGCTCGCCCACCACCTGGGTCAAGGTGGCCGGGCCGCACCGCAACGACCTGTACGCGGGAATCCTGGCGGGCCGTACCTGCGTCTCCGAGTCGCCGCAGGGCCCCTTGATCGACCTCTCGCTTGAGGGAGACGAGCTGTACTACGACGTGAGCGGCGAACCGGGCGGCACGCTGATGCTCTACGCCGGGCGCGAACTAATTCAAGAGGCCGAGTTTGACGGCCCGCTGAAGGGCCACCTGCCTGCCACTCAACCGGACGCCGCCTATTACCGCGCCGAAGTGGTGGCTCCCCTGCCTGCCGAACAGGCGCAGCGCGTTCAGGCCCGCTGGCCGCAGCACGTTCGCCCCCAGGACGTGACCACGCGGGTCCGGGCGCTCAGCTCGGCGGTGTGGCGATGA
- a CDS encoding ABC transporter ATP-binding protein, giving the protein MAQLTLSGIEKRFNNTLAVKDLSLDIKDGEFFALLGPSGCGKTTTMRMIAGLEAPSAGQIHIGEREVTALPPADRNVGMVFQDYALYPHMSVRDNIGYPLKVRGVRGSNYTERISAVAEQLQLGALLERRPGQLSGGQQQRVAVSRAVVHHADVFLFDEPLSNLDAKLRLEARAFLKRLQRELKMTVVYVTHDQVEAMALADRMAVMQGGVVQQVGAPLEVYRRPATTFVASFIGNPPMNLLPVTLERAGRWRCGDAQLTPDTPRPELVGRTLTLGLRPEHLLLDPAGELSGEVMAVEPLGVETILMLSVAGETVAVRLPGEAEPPSSGTLRLRPEWSRAVLFDEEGARL; this is encoded by the coding sequence ATGGCGCAACTGACCCTCAGCGGCATCGAGAAACGCTTCAACAACACCCTGGCCGTCAAGGACCTCAGCCTCGACATCAAAGACGGTGAATTCTTCGCACTGTTGGGGCCGTCCGGCTGCGGCAAAACGACCACCATGCGGATGATCGCTGGGCTGGAAGCGCCCAGCGCCGGGCAAATCCACATCGGCGAGCGCGAGGTGACAGCCTTGCCGCCGGCTGACCGCAACGTCGGGATGGTCTTTCAAGATTACGCCCTCTATCCGCACATGAGCGTACGCGACAATATCGGCTACCCGCTGAAGGTGCGCGGGGTGCGCGGCAGCAACTACACCGAGCGCATCTCGGCGGTGGCCGAGCAGTTACAGCTCGGCGCGCTGCTCGAGCGCCGGCCCGGTCAGCTTTCTGGCGGCCAGCAGCAGCGGGTGGCGGTGTCGCGGGCGGTGGTGCACCACGCCGACGTGTTCCTGTTCGACGAACCGCTCTCGAATCTCGACGCCAAACTGCGCCTGGAAGCGCGGGCCTTTCTCAAGCGGCTCCAGCGCGAGCTGAAGATGACAGTGGTGTATGTGACGCACGATCAGGTCGAAGCGATGGCCCTGGCCGACCGCATGGCGGTGATGCAGGGCGGGGTGGTGCAGCAGGTCGGCGCGCCGCTGGAGGTCTACCGGCGGCCCGCCACCACCTTCGTGGCGAGCTTTATCGGGAACCCGCCGATGAACCTGCTGCCGGTGACGCTAGAGCGCGCCGGGCGCTGGCGCTGCGGCGACGCGCAGCTCACCCCGGATACGCCCCGGCCCGAGCTGGTGGGCCGCACGCTGACGCTGGGCCTACGCCCGGAACACCTGCTGCTCGATCCGGCGGGAGAACTGAGCGGAGAGGTGATGGCGGTCGAGCCGCTGGGCGTTGAAACCATTCTGATGCTCAGCGTGGCCGGGGAAACCGTTGCCGTGCGCCTGCCCGGTGAGGCCGAGCCGCCGTCGAGCGGCACGCTGAGGCTGAGGCCGGAATGGAGCCGCGCCGTGCTGTTCGACGAAGAGGGGGCGCGTCTGTGA
- a CDS encoding carbohydrate ABC transporter permease — MRGREVAARLGFGVVTSLLATFFALPCLWLILAPFNERASLATVLPSPPSLANFRAVLGNHDAVTGLLNSGIQALGSMLLTTAVAALAAYALSRARVPGARAFTAILLMFSSVVSGTVAMVPIYNIILKLGLIDTQLGVILVMTGGLLPTAIFLLLDFVNSLPKSYEESATVCGARPWQYLPQVIFPLIRPGLMVVGVWAFVGVWGSFLTPYILLRSNANLPASVQAYQFYNDNGQPVLTLVSAYSFLYVLPVLLLYLWVNWRYGFRFFGGIKG; from the coding sequence ATGCGGGGGCGTGAAGTCGCGGCGCGGCTGGGCTTCGGCGTCGTCACGTCGCTGCTGGCGACTTTCTTCGCGCTGCCGTGCCTGTGGTTGATCCTGGCTCCGTTTAACGAGCGCGCCTCGCTGGCCACCGTGCTGCCCAGCCCGCCGAGCCTGGCCAACTTCCGGGCGGTGCTGGGCAACCACGACGCGGTGACGGGCCTGCTCAACAGCGGTATTCAGGCGCTGGGCAGCATGCTGCTCACGACGGCGGTGGCGGCGCTGGCCGCCTATGCCCTCTCGCGGGCGCGGGTGCCGGGGGCGCGGGCCTTCACGGCCATCTTGCTGATGTTCTCGTCGGTGGTCAGCGGCACGGTCGCAATGGTGCCGATTTACAACATCATTCTCAAGCTCGGCTTGATCGACACGCAGCTCGGCGTGATCCTGGTGATGACCGGCGGCCTGCTGCCCACCGCCATTTTCCTGCTGCTCGACTTCGTCAATAGCCTGCCCAAGAGTTACGAGGAAAGCGCCACCGTCTGCGGCGCGCGGCCCTGGCAGTACTTACCGCAGGTCATTTTCCCGCTGATTCGACCCGGCCTGATGGTGGTCGGCGTGTGGGCCTTCGTGGGGGTGTGGGGCAGCTTTCTGACGCCGTACATCCTGCTGCGCTCCAACGCCAACCTGCCGGCCAGCGTGCAGGCGTACCAGTTCTACAACGACAACGGTCAGCCGGTGCTGACTTTGGTCTCGGCCTACTCGTTTCTGTATGTGCTTCCAGTGCTGCTGTTGTACTTGTGGGTCAACTGGCGCTACGGATTCCGCTTTTTCGGAGGCATCAAAGGATGA
- a CDS encoding carbohydrate ABC transporter permease, which yields MSVPRASAPGRVITRPPALLSARAGAGFLAPAFAFITLFLLLPFAWIVGVSFTNQTLLGANADTGFVGLSNYARMFDTASWLPGGFGYSLIVTAIFALASLSGQVALGLSLALLFHGRRGWWREVVFTLVTLCWILPEVPVAFGWLSFLDRDFGLLNVILRALHLGSPDWTLDHPLAAIILFNIWRGTAFSMLLFSAALASIPPSYLEVAAVSGARPWRRFWDIIVPSIRPQVLSAVVLISLWTFNTFGPYLITAGGPLNKTDIVAIHTYRVAFRFGDWGLGTAIAMFTMLLNLLLTAVYLLASRKREPNAGA from the coding sequence GTGAGCGTGCCACGCGCCTCGGCACCGGGGCGGGTGATCACCCGGCCTCCAGCGCTGCTCAGCGCCCGCGCAGGTGCCGGATTCCTGGCTCCCGCCTTCGCTTTCATAACGCTCTTTTTGCTGCTGCCATTCGCCTGGATCGTGGGGGTGAGCTTCACCAACCAGACCCTGCTGGGTGCCAACGCGGATACCGGCTTCGTGGGCCTGAGCAACTACGCCCGCATGTTCGACACAGCCAGCTGGCTGCCCGGCGGCTTCGGCTACTCGCTGATTGTCACGGCGATCTTCGCGCTGGCCTCGCTGTCCGGTCAGGTCGCGCTGGGACTGAGCCTGGCGCTTCTCTTTCATGGGCGGCGCGGCTGGTGGCGCGAGGTGGTGTTCACCTTGGTGACGCTGTGCTGGATCCTACCGGAAGTGCCGGTGGCCTTTGGCTGGCTGTCGTTTCTCGACCGCGACTTCGGCCTGCTGAACGTCATTTTGCGGGCACTGCATCTCGGCTCGCCGGATTGGACGCTCGACCATCCGCTGGCGGCGATCATCCTCTTCAACATCTGGCGCGGCACCGCCTTCTCGATGCTGCTGTTCTCGGCGGCGCTCGCCAGCATCCCGCCGTCGTACCTGGAGGTCGCGGCGGTGAGCGGGGCACGTCCCTGGCGGCGCTTCTGGGACATCATTGTGCCGAGCATCCGGCCTCAAGTCCTGTCAGCGGTGGTGTTGATCTCGCTGTGGACCTTCAACACCTTCGGGCCCTACCTGATCACAGCGGGCGGGCCGCTCAACAAGACCGACATCGTTGCCATCCACACCTACCGGGTGGCCTTCCGCTTCGGCGACTGGGGACTGGGCACCGCCATCGCCATGTTCACCATGCTGCTCAACTTGCTGCTGACCGCCGTGTACCTGCTGGCCTCGCGCAAAAGGGAGCCGAATGCGGGGGCGTGA
- a CDS encoding extracellular solute-binding protein, translating into MKHAKLAALTLMLCGSTLAESVNLTVSGLNTIAQKWYEQSVIPAVNKALAPQGKTIAVTYQNTASSAEATKQQYALDLKAGRGADIMSFDGFWLPEFVASGLIKPLDVVVGKNATQWDGWKQIPIGLQSILGYQGKLYGIGQGSDVRGVYYRKDLFKKAGLPVPWNPKSWNDILDAAAKLKKALPDVTPLQINAGTPMGEATTMQGYDMLLLGTGIQMYDAAKQKWIVKAPGILDTLNFYKTVYLDDKLGESRWQLIPTGRDLSFKAFMDGKLAMILEGDYLWRSVLNPLDPSGMKNRDQAVAFTRMPAEKPGSGIRGQSHVTISGGTGYLINPNSKHPQEAWALLSTMSSKDMLDAYQKLEPRIRVRKDVGIPSDKVMQNMASTLLPITVTRPMLPEYNKVSEQAQLMTERVVSGQMTPQQAMDAYAAAVKQIVGADKTVELK; encoded by the coding sequence ATGAAGCACGCTAAACTCGCTGCCCTTACGCTGATGCTGTGCGGCTCCACGCTGGCCGAGAGCGTGAATCTGACGGTCTCGGGCCTTAACACCATCGCCCAGAAGTGGTATGAGCAGAGTGTCATTCCTGCCGTCAACAAGGCCCTGGCACCGCAGGGCAAGACCATCGCGGTCACCTACCAGAACACCGCCAGCAGCGCCGAGGCCACCAAGCAGCAGTACGCCCTCGACCTCAAGGCCGGGCGTGGGGCCGACATCATGAGCTTCGACGGCTTCTGGCTGCCGGAATTCGTGGCCTCGGGGCTCATCAAGCCGCTCGACGTGGTGGTGGGCAAGAACGCCACACAGTGGGACGGCTGGAAGCAGATTCCCATCGGCCTGCAGAGCATCCTGGGTTACCAGGGCAAACTCTACGGCATCGGACAGGGCTCGGACGTGCGGGGCGTTTATTACCGCAAGGACCTGTTCAAGAAGGCGGGCTTGCCAGTGCCGTGGAACCCAAAAAGCTGGAACGACATTCTGGACGCCGCCGCCAAGCTCAAAAAGGCCCTGCCGGACGTGACCCCCCTGCAGATCAACGCCGGCACACCGATGGGCGAGGCCACCACCATGCAGGGCTACGACATGCTGCTGCTCGGCACCGGCATCCAGATGTACGACGCGGCCAAGCAGAAGTGGATCGTGAAAGCCCCCGGCATTCTCGATACCCTCAACTTCTACAAAACGGTCTACCTCGACGACAAGCTCGGCGAGTCGCGCTGGCAACTTATTCCGACCGGGCGTGACCTGAGCTTCAAGGCCTTCATGGACGGCAAACTGGCAATGATACTCGAGGGCGATTACCTGTGGCGCTCGGTGCTCAACCCCCTCGATCCCAGCGGCATGAAAAACCGCGACCAGGCGGTGGCCTTTACCCGCATGCCCGCCGAGAAGCCCGGCAGCGGGATCCGGGGGCAAAGCCACGTCACCATCTCTGGCGGCACCGGCTACCTGATCAACCCCAACAGCAAGCACCCGCAGGAAGCTTGGGCGCTGCTTTCCACCATGAGCAGCAAGGACATGCTCGACGCCTACCAGAAGCTCGAGCCGCGCATCCGCGTGCGCAAGGACGTCGGCATTCCCAGCGACAAGGTGATGCAGAATATGGCCAGCACCTTGCTGCCGATCACCGTCACCCGCCCGATGCTGCCGGAATACAACAAAGTCAGCGAGCAGGCCCAGCTGATGACCGAGCGGGTGGTCAGCGGGCAGATGACGCCCCAACAGGCGATGGACGCCTACGCTGCCGCCGTCAAGCAGATCGTCGGGGCCGATAAGACGGTCGAACTGAAGTGA
- a CDS encoding Rieske (2Fe-2S) protein, whose product MARVSKVVDGHTLTLKQSDEEIYLRAYSLRCPHSGCTVDEPGARLMQPGTILICPCHGSEYDGVNGALEFGPATIGLTALRVEVRGDSLYCVGIAPAL is encoded by the coding sequence GTGGCCCGCGTCAGCAAAGTGGTGGACGGGCACACCCTGACCTTGAAACAATCGGATGAAGAAATCTATCTGCGGGCCTACAGCCTGCGCTGCCCACATTCCGGCTGCACGGTGGACGAACCGGGGGCCAGGTTGATGCAACCTGGCACCATCCTGATCTGTCCCTGTCACGGCAGCGAGTATGACGGGGTAAACGGCGCTCTAGAATTTGGCCCCGCTACCATCGGCCTGACCGCTCTGCGCGTGGAAGTTCGCGGGGATAGCCTCTATTGCGTGGGCATCGCGCCTGCCCTGTAA
- a CDS encoding glycerophosphodiester phosphodiesterase, which produces MSATSPYLLKRRAAGPLRTAHRGAPRLAPDNTLESIVAAARFDVDFVEVDVHLTRDGQVLLWHDEQFIMPEGAYEIARHSLAELRALKVPDGTLATLPEAIEAVQGRAGLMIDLKAPELHDEIEQALRSAAFTDVLVCGGYDGTLRRLKAALPDIAVSRTPDAAYHQELSHRLKAEAYLDAVTVYWRTVGPELIAAAQQAGVLVLAWTVDHPHLAQQVLEAGADGITSNDVALLVTLSKKLASRPFLSDSSR; this is translated from the coding sequence GTGAGCGCCACCTCACCGTATCTGCTGAAACGCCGAGCCGCTGGCCCACTGCGAACCGCCCACCGGGGAGCGCCGCGCCTCGCGCCCGACAACACGCTGGAGAGCATCGTCGCCGCCGCCCGCTTCGATGTGGATTTTGTCGAAGTGGACGTTCATCTCACCCGTGATGGGCAAGTACTGCTGTGGCACGACGAGCAGTTCATCATGCCGGAAGGGGCCTATGAAATTGCCCGGCACAGCCTGGCCGAACTCCGCGCCTTAAAAGTGCCGGACGGAACGCTGGCCACCTTACCCGAGGCCATTGAAGCCGTTCAGGGACGCGCTGGTCTGATGATTGATCTCAAAGCGCCGGAACTGCATGACGAGATTGAACAGGCACTGCGTTCGGCAGCGTTTACTGATGTCTTGGTCTGCGGCGGCTACGATGGAACGCTGCGGCGGCTTAAAGCGGCCTTACCCGACATCGCAGTGTCACGCACGCCAGACGCGGCCTACCATCAGGAGTTGTCTCATCGTTTAAAGGCTGAGGCTTATCTGGACGCCGTCACGGTGTACTGGCGCACGGTGGGGCCGGAACTTATAGCAGCGGCGCAGCAAGCAGGCGTGCTGGTGCTGGCCTGGACGGTGGATCATCCGCATCTCGCCCAGCAGGTCCTAGAAGCTGGAGCCGACGGCATCACCAGTAACGATGTGGCATTGCTGGTGACACTCTCCAAAAAATTGGCCAGCAGACCGTTTCTCAGTGACTCATCCCGGTAA